A stretch of the Gemmatimonadota bacterium genome encodes the following:
- a CDS encoding sugar phosphate nucleotidyltransferase, whose product MKRIRKAVIPLAGQGIRMMPATRAVRKALFPIVDVRGRAKTVLQLIMEEAINAEIEEIGLVIAPEDEALIRAYFSRLPGPLKSAIGNRADLLAAAEFPGELSEKLTIIPQDRPRGFGDAILRAGAWIGNDPVLVMLGDHLYLSGEERCCARQLLDAFAELQAPVSGVIRKSVDAIKHFGTVSGCPVPRWNGLYKLDAVVEKPETVLARDRLRVEGMPADTYLCWFGLHAMTPDLISCLARMARDGATDEGELQLTGAQAMLASQRAYFALEINGEHFDTGSPDGYVEAVAAFADPARP is encoded by the coding sequence TTGAAACGCATACGAAAGGCGGTCATACCCCTGGCGGGCCAAGGCATCCGCATGATGCCGGCGACACGCGCGGTGCGCAAGGCGCTGTTCCCCATTGTGGACGTACGGGGACGCGCAAAAACTGTTTTGCAACTGATCATGGAAGAAGCGATTAACGCGGAAATCGAGGAAATCGGCCTGGTGATCGCGCCGGAAGACGAGGCACTGATTCGCGCCTACTTCTCGCGGTTGCCCGGCCCGTTAAAATCCGCGATCGGAAATCGAGCGGACTTGCTCGCCGCGGCCGAATTCCCCGGTGAACTCTCGGAGAAGCTGACCATTATTCCGCAGGATCGTCCCCGGGGGTTCGGCGATGCGATCCTCCGTGCGGGAGCCTGGATCGGAAACGATCCGGTCCTGGTCATGCTCGGCGATCACCTGTACCTCAGCGGGGAGGAACGGTGCTGCGCGCGTCAGTTGCTGGACGCCTTTGCGGAACTACAGGCACCGGTCTCAGGCGTGATCCGCAAGTCCGTCGACGCCATAAAACACTTCGGTACCGTTTCGGGCTGTCCCGTGCCGCGGTGGAACGGGCTTTATAAACTTGACGCCGTGGTGGAAAAACCCGAAACAGTCCTGGCACGAGACCGGCTACGGGTAGAGGGCATGCCGGCGGATACATACCTCTGCTGGTTTGGCCTGCACGCCATGACGCCGGATCTGATCTCCTGCCTGGCGCGAATGGCAAGAGACGGCGCCACCGACGAAGGCGAACTGCAGCTTACCGGAGCGCAGGCCATGCTGGCGTCTCAACGGGCGTACTTCGCCCTGGAAATAAACGGTGAGCACTTCGATACGGGTTCGCCGGACGGATACGTCGAGGCCGTGGCGGCTTTCGCCGATCCTGCTCGTCCCTGA
- a CDS encoding MFS transporter, translating into MQEDKKLTRLQTARGMRMWNVNGMLESVHSAITTGVYTTGYALHLGASSAMIGFISASISIGQLLQAFSPLLIERLPRRKTLCLFANGISSSLWLPIAFIPFLFFEGYQLLALMAFIALSKAAMSLVSPARQSWLTDLVPDEIRGRFVARQRSLTASAGLITSVCAGFFLSTYAAGDSQEGFSSIFVVAVVFSGFGVWAWSRIPEPQKSRGEDIPSNQLLRLPFRHGPFRRLMFLVSGRLLIAQIAAPFFTVYMLRTLEVSYAQIAIFSAIQTIATVIMNPFWGYLADKYGYKPVMSITAAGLALFPLGWGFVTLENYWIMVPLVQVWGGSMSAGWSTARFNLIVKTAPAANRSAFLGCYSAVSRGCAACGAVLGGIAADLCTSIPAVSFFGYTFAGLQYLFLANGVLRISYMGLLARLVSDSQVSSRDVINRVRKGNPIATLWHLVRMGKSGNPSVRARAARELGETGSHLAVDELIALLDDSDRNVRREAVQSLSRIGAEEAVNPLLECVGNPSSDIAEEAVEALGAVPSSLSLNILVTLLHDERPGIRRSAVIALDRIGDRRAETALEALLEHERDPAIVQSALETLARMGSTGILGRLQDLIRTSETSLERGVLVMSAGHLLGAPDLLYRLLQAGEMDQDRAMVRIFRTVRRQLGGWSYVERDTRNQYTAAVDRAMNAFERQQTGEMLKLLVEVARDVVGEARPEGAAGPKRPDRSADYAAPAGGPAAGRDDIELAYRVLSDLESEGRTRTLHAEERLLAVVALQRIADLATG; encoded by the coding sequence GTGCAAGAAGATAAGAAACTGACACGGCTGCAGACGGCGCGCGGGATGCGCATGTGGAACGTGAACGGTATGCTCGAGTCGGTTCATTCGGCGATTACCACGGGCGTCTACACCACGGGTTACGCGCTGCATCTCGGCGCATCCAGCGCCATGATCGGTTTTATCTCCGCGTCCATTTCCATCGGCCAGTTGCTGCAAGCCTTCTCGCCGCTGCTGATCGAACGCCTGCCCCGACGCAAGACGCTGTGCCTGTTCGCCAATGGCATCAGTTCATCGCTCTGGCTGCCCATCGCCTTCATCCCCTTTCTCTTCTTCGAGGGGTACCAGTTGTTGGCGCTCATGGCCTTCATCGCCCTCTCGAAGGCAGCCATGTCTCTGGTTTCCCCGGCGCGTCAGTCCTGGCTGACCGACCTGGTTCCCGACGAGATACGCGGCCGCTTCGTCGCCCGGCAGCGTAGCCTGACGGCATCCGCCGGTCTGATCACGTCGGTCTGCGCGGGATTCTTCCTGAGTACGTACGCCGCTGGAGATTCACAGGAAGGCTTCAGCTCCATATTCGTCGTGGCCGTGGTCTTCTCCGGCTTCGGGGTCTGGGCCTGGTCCCGTATTCCCGAACCACAGAAAAGCCGGGGGGAGGACATCCCTTCGAACCAGTTGCTTCGCCTCCCCTTCCGTCACGGTCCCTTTCGCAGATTGATGTTCCTGGTTTCGGGCCGGCTCCTCATTGCCCAGATCGCCGCGCCTTTCTTTACCGTCTACATGCTGCGGACGCTTGAAGTCTCCTACGCCCAGATCGCGATTTTCTCGGCCATACAGACCATTGCCACGGTCATCATGAATCCCTTCTGGGGTTACCTGGCGGACAAGTACGGTTACAAGCCGGTCATGTCGATTACTGCCGCGGGACTGGCCCTGTTTCCGCTGGGATGGGGATTCGTGACCCTGGAAAACTACTGGATCATGGTGCCGCTGGTGCAGGTCTGGGGCGGCAGCATGAGCGCGGGATGGAGTACCGCCCGCTTCAATCTCATCGTCAAGACGGCCCCGGCGGCCAACCGATCCGCTTTCCTGGGATGCTACTCCGCGGTCTCGAGAGGGTGCGCGGCGTGTGGTGCCGTACTGGGAGGAATAGCCGCGGACCTGTGTACCTCCATCCCTGCCGTATCGTTTTTCGGCTACACCTTCGCGGGCCTGCAATACCTGTTCCTTGCCAACGGAGTGCTTCGAATCTCCTACATGGGCCTGCTGGCCCGTCTGGTCTCCGATTCGCAGGTTTCTTCCAGGGACGTGATCAACCGCGTGCGCAAGGGGAATCCCATCGCGACCCTCTGGCACCTCGTGCGCATGGGGAAATCCGGCAATCCATCGGTCCGGGCACGAGCCGCCCGTGAACTGGGTGAAACCGGCAGCCACCTGGCCGTGGACGAGTTGATCGCGCTGCTCGATGACAGCGATCGTAACGTACGGCGGGAGGCCGTACAGTCCCTCAGCAGGATCGGTGCGGAGGAGGCGGTCAATCCGCTGCTCGAATGCGTGGGCAACCCCTCGTCGGACATCGCCGAAGAGGCCGTGGAAGCCCTGGGCGCGGTGCCTTCGTCGCTTAGCCTCAACATCCTGGTGACCCTGCTGCACGATGAGCGCCCGGGAATCCGAAGAAGCGCAGTTATCGCCCTGGATAGGATCGGAGACCGGCGCGCGGAAACGGCGTTGGAAGCCCTGCTCGAACATGAGCGGGACCCAGCGATCGTACAGTCCGCCCTGGAAACGCTGGCCAGGATGGGAAGTACAGGGATCCTCGGCCGGCTTCAGGATCTTATACGGACCAGCGAAACCAGCCTCGAGCGGGGCGTGCTGGTCATGTCGGCAGGGCATCTGCTCGGTGCACCGGATCTCCTGTACCGGTTGCTTCAGGCCGGCGAGATGGACCAGGATCGGGCGATGGTGCGGATATTCCGGACTGTTCGCCGGCAGCTGGGCGGCTGGTCGTATGTCGAAAGAGATACCAGGAATCAGTACACGGCCGCCGTCGACCGCGCCATGAATGCTTTCGAGCGGCAACAGACCGGGGAGATGCTGAAGCTGCTCGTGGAGGTCGCTCGGGACGTCGTCGGGGAAGCGCGTCCGGAAGGGGCGGCCGGCCCGAAACGCCCGGATCGTTCTGCCGATTATGCGGCACCCGCTGGAGGACCAGCGGCGGGTCGGGACGATATCGAACTGGCGTACAGGGTGCTGTCGGACCTGGAATCCGAAGGCCGGACGAGGACCCTGCACGCCGAGGAGAGACTGCTGGCGGTGGTGGCCTTGCAACGCATAGCGGATCTGGCCACCGGTTGA
- a CDS encoding ribonuclease activity regulator RraA: MSEQQAPSRETLESLLIPSTATLTSVLTEYGLYNTFMQDVAPLAPGTRMAGPAFTLRYIPGREDITHVPVDNLTDMQRIGIESIRQGEVLVIDARGDTRAGVMGDILATRILQRGAAGVVSDGAFRDTPAIVEAGLAAYARSMNAHNSKSVHYPSDIQRPIACGGIAVFPGDIIVGDAEGIVVVPRHLAEVVAEKAEAQEEREVFILQKIQQGHSIIGVYPPDEMTLAEYEAWKAKKG, from the coding sequence ATGTCTGAACAGCAAGCCCCATCACGAGAAACCCTCGAATCCCTGCTCATTCCGAGTACGGCCACACTGACTTCCGTGCTCACTGAGTACGGTTTGTATAACACTTTCATGCAGGACGTCGCGCCACTTGCGCCCGGCACGCGCATGGCGGGACCTGCTTTCACGCTGCGGTACATACCCGGCCGTGAAGACATCACGCACGTACCCGTGGACAACCTGACGGACATGCAACGCATCGGTATCGAAAGCATCCGGCAAGGTGAAGTGCTCGTGATCGACGCGCGGGGAGACACCAGGGCCGGTGTCATGGGCGACATCCTTGCCACGAGAATCCTGCAGCGCGGCGCCGCGGGAGTGGTGAGCGACGGCGCGTTCCGGGATACTCCGGCCATCGTCGAAGCCGGGCTCGCCGCGTATGCAAGGTCCATGAACGCCCATAACAGCAAGAGCGTGCACTACCCGAGCGATATACAGCGCCCCATCGCCTGCGGCGGCATAGCCGTTTTCCCGGGAGACATCATCGTGGGCGATGCGGAGGGCATCGTAGTGGTACCGCGCCACCTGGCGGAAGTGGTAGCGGAAAAGGCCGAGGCGCAGGAGGAGCGCGAAGTCTTCATCCTGCAGAAGATCCAGCAGGGACACAGCATCATCGGCGTTTACCCGCCCGATGAAATGACCCTGGCCGAATACGAAGCCTGGAAGGCGAAAAAGGGCTGA
- a CDS encoding GHMP kinase — translation MPDDVEAFENALACTPKSLHGPLGKRFRVDKPIYVVRAPARLDCMGGIADYSGSLVCEMTLDRAVLMGIQARDDRQVAIHSAGVDAMGMSPDVTLALEDLTAGRATGDYDTLKLRFSRTPESAWAAYVAGAFSVLQGEGYMGRFPHGATIVLVSNIPLRVGVSSSAALEIAAIYGLSLLYGIELDGMDLAVLSQKVENRVVGAACGIMDQVTCALGTRGRLLSLLCQPHTVREQIPVPEGVHFIGINSGIRREIKGSRYTNSRIAAFMGLAIIQDHLRSGNGAAANSHLGYLCNLSTTEYVESYRSLLPPSISGRAFEQRYGGTPDPVTTVDPEALYKVRSRVEHPVYEHRRATEFTECIRLAGVTEQAGSLEQAGRLMYASDWSYTHRCGLGSTETSWIVRETRKLGLEAGFYGAKITGGGAGGTVAVAGNDRMFDHLGHLLKRYGEATGIEAELFTGTSPGTLEFGHRVYRIT, via the coding sequence TTGCCCGATGACGTTGAAGCCTTTGAAAATGCCCTGGCTTGCACGCCAAAGAGCCTGCACGGACCGCTGGGGAAGCGATTCCGCGTCGATAAACCGATTTACGTGGTCAGGGCTCCCGCACGACTGGACTGCATGGGCGGTATCGCGGACTACAGCGGCTCGCTGGTTTGCGAGATGACCCTCGACCGGGCGGTTCTGATGGGCATCCAGGCCCGCGACGACCGACAGGTGGCCATACACAGTGCCGGCGTAGACGCGATGGGCATGTCACCGGACGTTACGCTGGCGCTGGAAGATCTGACGGCCGGCAGGGCTACCGGGGACTACGATACCTTGAAACTGCGTTTCTCCAGGACGCCGGAATCCGCCTGGGCGGCGTACGTAGCCGGGGCATTCAGTGTGCTGCAGGGGGAAGGATACATGGGTCGTTTCCCCCACGGAGCCACGATCGTGCTGGTGAGCAACATCCCGCTTCGGGTGGGCGTGTCTTCCTCGGCCGCGCTGGAAATCGCGGCCATATACGGACTGAGCCTGCTGTATGGGATCGAACTGGACGGCATGGACCTGGCCGTCCTGTCCCAGAAGGTGGAGAACCGTGTGGTCGGCGCGGCATGCGGCATCATGGACCAGGTCACCTGCGCCCTGGGTACCCGGGGCCGCCTGCTTTCCCTGCTTTGCCAGCCCCATACCGTACGGGAACAGATTCCGGTTCCGGAGGGGGTACATTTTATCGGGATAAACTCCGGCATCCGCCGCGAAATCAAAGGCTCAAGGTATACGAACAGCAGAATCGCCGCTTTCATGGGCCTGGCGATCATACAGGATCATTTGCGTTCGGGTAACGGAGCCGCGGCGAATTCCCACCTGGGCTACCTGTGCAATTTATCCACGACCGAATACGTGGAATCCTACCGGTCCCTGCTTCCACCGAGCATCTCGGGCCGGGCATTCGAACAGCGCTACGGGGGCACGCCCGATCCCGTGACGACCGTTGACCCCGAGGCGTTGTACAAAGTGCGCAGCCGGGTGGAACACCCGGTTTACGAACACCGCAGGGCGACGGAATTCACCGAGTGCATCCGTCTGGCGGGCGTTACGGAACAGGCCGGGTCTCTCGAGCAGGCTGGCAGGCTGATGTACGCGTCGGACTGGAGTTACACGCACCGGTGCGGGCTCGGTTCGACCGAAACGTCCTGGATCGTCAGAGAAACGAGGAAGCTGGGCTTGGAAGCAGGATTCTACGGAGCCAAGATCACGGGCGGCGGAGCGGGGGGGACGGTCGCCGTCGCGGGCAACGACCGTATGTTCGACCACCTGGGTCATCTGCTTAAGCGTTACGGTGAAGCGACCGGTATCGAGGCCGAACTCTTTACCGGAACTTCGCCTGGCACCCTTGAGTTCGGGCACCGCGTCTACCGTATAACCTGA
- a CDS encoding sodium-coupled permease, whose amino-acid sequence FQAQPDLLPAGADLDGQAHHVFPHYIAYYLPPGVSGFVVAAMFAAAMSSLDSGVNAITAVVSTDFIDRFRRSPATEKQLTRTAKMLAFVIGAIAVGASSLMELVPGNITAVTNKTSNLLTTPIFALFFFALFVPFARPAGVVAGAVCGILTASLIAFSGPLFGMLPDGNDPVSFMWISPMALAVNLGVGTAVSWVLARNGNARNEQARNRDAGQE is encoded by the coding sequence TTCCAGGCCCAACCCGATCTGCTCCCCGCCGGCGCCGACCTGGACGGACAGGCGCACCATGTTTTCCCACACTATATCGCCTACTACCTTCCGCCCGGCGTGTCCGGGTTCGTGGTTGCCGCCATGTTCGCGGCCGCCATGTCGAGCCTGGACTCGGGGGTCAATGCGATCACGGCGGTGGTTTCGACTGATTTCATCGACCGGTTCAGGAGGTCGCCGGCAACCGAGAAACAACTGACGCGTACGGCGAAAATGCTCGCGTTCGTCATAGGCGCCATAGCCGTAGGCGCGAGTTCGCTGATGGAACTGGTGCCCGGCAACATCACGGCGGTGACCAACAAGACCTCAAACCTGCTGACAACACCCATATTCGCCCTCTTCTTCTTCGCGTTGTTCGTGCCGTTCGCCCGCCCGGCAGGCGTCGTCGCAGGCGCCGTGTGCGGCATCCTCACCGCCTCGCTGATCGCCTTTTCCGGTCCGCTGTTCGGCATGTTGCCCGATGGGAACGACCCGGTCAGTTTCATGTGGATCAGTCCCATGGCGCTGGCCGTGAACCTGGGGGTCGGCACGGCGGTCAGCTGGGTGCTGGCGAGAAATGGGAACGCGAGAAACGAGCAGGCCAGGAATAGGGATGCCGGGCAGGAGTAA